Proteins encoded within one genomic window of Candidatus Zixiibacteriota bacterium:
- a CDS encoding UvrD-helicase domain-containing protein: MNRLLNNLNEAQLQAVTTTEGPLLVVAGAGSGKTRVLTRRLAYILTERKAAPHEILAVTFTNKAAGEMKQRVAELLGGDIRSLQVSTFHSFCARLLRSDGQHLGYDSTFTIFDQADALTLLKNCVKELGFSTTQFSPKAQLGKISRAKNKLVLPNDFSTNSNGYFEKITSQLYGMYQSRLRQCNAMDFDDLLVNSVLLLKNHEAVGTKYRDRFKYILVDEYQDTNHVQYLLLKNLVGPHKNICVVGDEDQSIYGWRGADIRNILDFERDFPGARTIKLEQNYRSTKTILRAASSVIKNNEARKDKTLRTDNADGDKIRHYLVDNAEEEAIRIVDVIDKERDKTPLKEQAILYRTNAQSRPFEEQLRRRSLPYQIVGGITFYERKEIKDLLAYLKLIANPRDEVSFGRVINYPKRGLGDKSLEAVQERARAHDLSYMMYLLSDSAASELGRLWGKLAPFVKLIEQQLTNKDKFPVDHIIQDLVEELGIIDLLKTEDEIQGQTRVENVEALIEGMSDWSRANEGATLEDYLSEISLFTDLDQYSEIEDKVTLMTIHSAKGLEYDTVYLVGLEEGLFPLERSISEPMALEEERRLFYVGATRARRSLMISTASSRFRFGEVASTASRFVGEMDQSVLDRRDFRRQRRWEYETSHRAPSLFDNSHRYQSKAKTEEPVGLHYEYEGLEGLQVGCVVQHPTFGRGRVTSMEGYGESLRLEIMFSGIGIKKIMAKYARLKVIG; this comes from the coding sequence ATGAACAGACTGCTCAATAACCTCAACGAAGCGCAGCTTCAGGCCGTAACCACGACCGAAGGCCCTCTCCTGGTAGTAGCGGGCGCCGGTTCGGGTAAAACCCGCGTCCTGACCCGACGCCTGGCATACATTTTAACCGAACGCAAAGCCGCCCCGCACGAGATTCTTGCCGTAACTTTCACCAACAAAGCCGCGGGTGAAATGAAACAGCGCGTGGCGGAACTGCTCGGGGGGGACATCCGCAGTCTTCAGGTATCGACTTTCCATTCCTTCTGTGCCCGGTTGCTGCGATCCGACGGACAACACCTCGGTTATGACTCGACCTTCACGATTTTCGATCAGGCCGATGCCCTGACCTTGCTGAAAAACTGCGTCAAGGAGTTGGGCTTCTCGACCACGCAGTTCAGCCCCAAAGCTCAACTGGGTAAAATCAGCCGGGCTAAAAATAAGCTGGTTCTGCCGAATGATTTCTCGACCAACTCCAACGGCTATTTCGAGAAGATCACGTCGCAGTTGTACGGCATGTACCAGTCCCGCCTGCGGCAGTGCAATGCGATGGATTTCGACGATCTCCTCGTTAACTCGGTGCTTCTGTTGAAAAATCACGAAGCGGTCGGGACGAAATACCGCGATCGTTTCAAATACATCCTGGTCGATGAATACCAGGACACCAACCATGTCCAGTATCTTCTGCTCAAGAATTTGGTCGGTCCGCACAAAAACATCTGCGTGGTCGGTGATGAAGACCAGTCGATTTACGGCTGGCGCGGGGCGGATATTCGCAACATCCTCGACTTCGAGCGGGATTTCCCCGGCGCCCGAACGATCAAATTGGAGCAGAACTACCGCTCGACAAAAACGATTCTGCGGGCAGCTTCATCGGTAATTAAAAACAACGAAGCGCGTAAAGACAAAACCCTTCGGACCGACAACGCCGACGGCGACAAAATCAGGCATTATCTGGTCGACAACGCCGAGGAAGAGGCAATCCGGATAGTCGATGTAATCGACAAGGAACGCGACAAGACACCGCTCAAGGAACAGGCTATTCTCTACCGTACGAACGCCCAGTCGCGACCTTTCGAAGAACAACTGCGGCGACGTTCGCTCCCCTATCAGATCGTCGGCGGGATAACCTTCTATGAACGCAAAGAAATCAAGGACCTGCTGGCCTATCTGAAGTTGATCGCAAATCCGCGGGACGAGGTTTCCTTCGGGCGAGTGATCAATTACCCCAAGCGCGGTCTCGGAGACAAATCACTCGAAGCGGTTCAGGAACGCGCCCGTGCGCATGACCTGTCTTACATGATGTATCTGCTTTCCGACAGTGCCGCGTCAGAACTGGGACGACTCTGGGGCAAGCTCGCGCCGTTCGTCAAACTGATCGAACAACAACTTACGAATAAAGACAAATTCCCGGTCGATCATATCATCCAGGACCTGGTCGAAGAACTGGGGATAATCGACCTGCTCAAAACCGAAGACGAGATTCAGGGACAGACGCGGGTGGAGAATGTCGAGGCCCTGATCGAAGGTATGAGCGACTGGTCGCGAGCCAATGAAGGGGCGACGCTGGAGGATTACCTGTCGGAGATTTCTTTGTTTACCGATCTCGATCAGTATTCGGAAATCGAGGACAAAGTCACGCTGATGACGATCCATTCCGCCAAGGGACTCGAATACGACACGGTTTACCTGGTCGGACTCGAAGAAGGCCTCTTCCCGCTCGAACGTTCGATTTCCGAACCGATGGCGCTGGAGGAAGAGCGGCGGCTGTTCTATGTCGGGGCAACGCGCGCCCGTCGGAGTCTGATGATTTCCACCGCCAGTTCCCGGTTCCGTTTCGGAGAAGTGGCCTCAACCGCTTCTCGATTCGTCGGGGAAATGGATCAATCGGTGCTCGATCGAAGAGATTTTCGTCGTCAAAGACGCTGGGAATACGAGACCTCACACCGAGCGCCTTCGCTGTTCGATAACTCGCACCGCTATCAGAGCAAAGCCAAGACCGAGGAACCGGTCGGGCTGCATTACGAATATGAAGGCCTGGAAGGGCTCCAGGTGGGGTGTGTCGTCCAGCATCCGACGTTCGGTCGCGGCCGGGTTACATCGATGGAGGGCTACGGCGAATCGCTCCGGCTGGAAATTATGTTCTCGGGAATCGGGATCAAAAAGATCATGGCCAAATACGCCCGTCTCAAGGTGATCGGATAA
- a CDS encoding ZIP family metal transporter — protein sequence MDIVRAITGMNPVLQALLATIFTWFMTALGAAGVFLQKEPSRRTLDMMLGFAAGVMIAASYWSLLAPAIEMSEGGSLPAWVPATSGFLLGAFSLRLADKVIPHMHPKLLGGGKDHIEGVKTSWHRSILLVAAITLHNIPEGLAVGVAFGAVGAGLESADLAGAVALAIGIGIQNFPEGLAVSVPLRREGITRMRAFWYGQLSGIVEPMAGVLGAALVLIAKPILPYALAYAAGAMIFVVVEELVPESQTSGHSHAATMGAMIGFAVMMTLDVALG from the coding sequence ATGGACATTGTCCGGGCGATAACCGGAATGAATCCCGTTCTGCAAGCGCTCCTTGCGACAATTTTTACCTGGTTCATGACCGCTCTCGGAGCCGCCGGAGTATTTCTGCAGAAGGAGCCGAGTCGCCGGACACTCGACATGATGCTTGGCTTCGCGGCCGGTGTCATGATTGCCGCCTCTTATTGGTCGTTGCTGGCTCCGGCGATAGAAATGTCCGAGGGCGGCTCGCTACCGGCCTGGGTTCCGGCTACCTCCGGTTTTCTGCTCGGAGCGTTCAGCCTCCGCCTGGCGGATAAAGTCATTCCGCACATGCACCCCAAATTGCTGGGAGGCGGTAAAGATCATATTGAGGGTGTTAAAACCAGTTGGCATCGTTCGATTTTGCTGGTGGCCGCGATAACGCTGCACAACATCCCGGAAGGTCTCGCTGTGGGAGTAGCGTTTGGTGCGGTCGGAGCTGGTTTGGAGTCGGCCGATCTGGCCGGGGCGGTGGCGCTGGCGATCGGTATCGGCATCCAGAATTTTCCCGAGGGTCTTGCCGTCTCGGTGCCTTTGCGCCGTGAGGGAATCACTCGCATGAGAGCTTTCTGGTACGGGCAGTTGTCCGGAATCGTGGAACCGATGGCAGGCGTGTTGGGAGCGGCACTCGTTCTTATAGCCAAACCTATTCTCCCCTACGCTCTCGCTTACGCCGCTGGCGCGATGATTTTCGTGGTAGTCGAGGAGTTGGTGCCGGAGTCCCAGACCAGCGGCCATTCGCACGCTGCCACGATGGGAGCCATGATCGGCTTCGCGGTGATGATGACCCTGGACGTGGCGCTGGGGTAG
- a CDS encoding HEAT repeat domain-containing protein has protein sequence MISRQKKTTGVSGQRRRKQIIKQILTERDFSKIETITAEDPNVLRALAGLLFDNDRLACWQAIEALGFAASVQAKTDLEKVRRLIRSQFWHMNDESGNIGWFAAEAIGETIHAVPELADEFGGMLPAFFIEEPFEQGAHWAVARIAAVRPDIYKPMMPLITKSLAADDPHIRLYTLWVLRELGIKFIKGTIRELEPDDAPVSFYSFETGQMVDSTVGAEATKILTNS, from the coding sequence TTGATTTCAAGACAAAAGAAAACAACCGGCGTATCGGGACAACGTCGCCGCAAACAAATAATAAAACAGATTCTGACAGAGCGAGATTTTTCCAAAATCGAAACCATAACGGCCGAAGACCCGAATGTGTTACGCGCTCTAGCCGGATTGCTTTTCGATAATGATCGGTTGGCCTGCTGGCAGGCAATCGAGGCGCTGGGCTTTGCTGCCTCGGTACAAGCCAAAACCGACTTGGAAAAAGTTCGCCGGTTGATCCGCAGCCAGTTCTGGCACATGAATGATGAATCCGGCAATATTGGCTGGTTTGCGGCCGAAGCGATCGGCGAAACGATTCACGCCGTCCCGGAGCTGGCCGATGAGTTCGGCGGGATGCTGCCGGCGTTTTTCATCGAAGAGCCGTTCGAGCAGGGCGCTCACTGGGCGGTGGCCCGGATTGCGGCAGTGCGACCGGACATCTACAAACCGATGATGCCGCTGATCACGAAATCGCTGGCGGCGGACGATCCGCATATACGGTTGTACACACTCTGGGTGCTGCGCGAGTTAGGCATCAAGTTCATCAAGGGAACGATTCGCGAGTTGGAGCCGGACGACGCTCCGGTCAGCTTCTACAGCTTCGAAACCGGGCAAATGGTCGACTCGACGGTCGGGGCCGAAGCCACGAAAATACTTACCAATTCCTGA
- a CDS encoding YkgJ family cysteine cluster protein encodes MRELENLKEAILKDPKEFPRLEMDTEFQFSCHPGVACFNQCCADVNIFLTPYDILRLKNRLGITSEEFLSKYTIIPFDKNIAFPVVLLKMQENEKKSCHFVTEKGCGVYEDRPWACRMYPVGLASPAGDLQGPLQKEFYFLLQEKICKGFGESKKQTLKGWLDGQGIHDYNEIGEMWKDLTLHPYLQHGNTFPPQKIEMFFTAAYNLDKFREFVFESTFLKKFVVEEDVLKKIKEDDVELLKFGFRWLRFALFGEKTMKVNDVVMATKESELKAKGKIPKK; translated from the coding sequence ATGCGCGAATTAGAAAATCTCAAAGAAGCTATTCTCAAGGATCCCAAAGAATTCCCGCGCCTCGAGATGGACACTGAGTTTCAGTTCTCCTGTCATCCCGGCGTTGCCTGTTTCAATCAGTGCTGTGCGGATGTCAACATCTTCCTGACTCCCTACGACATCCTCAGGCTCAAGAACAGGCTGGGGATCACCTCGGAAGAATTTCTGTCCAAGTACACCATTATCCCGTTCGATAAGAACATCGCTTTTCCGGTCGTTCTCCTTAAAATGCAGGAAAACGAAAAGAAGAGCTGCCATTTCGTGACCGAGAAGGGTTGCGGCGTCTATGAAGACCGACCCTGGGCCTGCCGTATGTACCCGGTCGGTCTGGCCTCACCCGCCGGCGACCTCCAGGGTCCCCTCCAGAAGGAATTTTACTTCCTGCTTCAGGAGAAAATCTGTAAGGGATTCGGCGAGTCCAAAAAGCAGACGCTCAAGGGCTGGCTCGATGGCCAGGGCATCCATGATTACAACGAGATCGGCGAAATGTGGAAAGACCTCACCCTGCATCCGTATCTGCAGCACGGCAACACCTTTCCGCCGCAGAAGATCGAGATGTTTTTCACGGCTGCCTACAACCTCGACAAATTCCGGGAGTTCGTTTTCGAGAGTACCTTCCTCAAAAAGTTCGTGGTCGAAGAGGATGTTCTGAAGAAGATCAAAGAAGACGACGTCGAGCTGCTCAAGTTCGGCTTCCGCTGGCTGCGTTTTGCCCTGTTCGGCGAGAAAACCATGAAGGTTAACGACGTGGTCATGGCGACCAAGGAGTCGGAGCTGAAGGCCAAGGGGAAAATCCCGAAGAAATAG
- the aprA gene encoding adenylyl-sulfate reductase subunit alpha: MPNFETVEVSTDVLIAGGGMAACGAAVEAAYWAKKNGLKVTVVDKAAMDRSGAVAMGLSAINQYVDVCGGKNTIKDYIDYVRQDLMGITREDLVASIARHVDGTVHLFEKWGLPIWKDAEGNYVHEGRWQLMINGESYKIIVAEAAKNAVGSDNIYERVFLTEPLMDGNKCVGAVGFSVRENKFYVFKAKAVLVMMGGAVHIFKPRSTGEGLGRSWYPPFNSGASAYFTLKAGAEMTCQEVRFIPVRFKDAYGPVGAWFLLFKSRATNGLGENYMQTNAEELQKWQPYGLVKPVPANLRNWLMMLDVMDGKGPIYMRTEEAIANIAAAHKDDPKEFKKRMKELENEAWEDFLDMTISQAILWAATNTAPEEKPSEIAACEPYFIGSHSGASGAWVSGPEDLAPKDYFWGYTNMTTVKGMFAAGDASGASSHKFSSGSLTEGRIAAKAACKYVVENNEEPKVDMAKVEELKKTILQPLDLFAENQKASTDPDTNPNYIRPKQFMFRLQKLMDEYAGGVSSQFKTSNVLLEKGLELLTFLKEDSVKLGAASLHELMRCHENIHRMWQAEAHIRTILFREETRWPGYYFRTDCPSMKEDWEVFANCRWNPDNGEWEMMKRDIIRITE, translated from the coding sequence ATGCCGAACTTTGAAACTGTCGAAGTCTCCACCGATGTTCTTATAGCCGGTGGTGGTATGGCCGCTTGCGGCGCTGCCGTCGAAGCTGCCTATTGGGCCAAGAAAAACGGCCTGAAGGTCACCGTCGTGGATAAGGCTGCCATGGACCGCTCCGGTGCGGTTGCGATGGGTCTGTCCGCTATCAACCAGTATGTCGACGTCTGTGGTGGAAAGAACACCATTAAGGATTACATCGACTACGTCCGCCAGGATCTGATGGGTATCACCCGTGAAGACCTGGTTGCCTCGATCGCTCGCCACGTCGACGGTACCGTCCATCTCTTCGAGAAGTGGGGTCTGCCGATCTGGAAGGATGCCGAAGGCAATTACGTTCACGAAGGTCGCTGGCAGCTCATGATCAACGGTGAATCCTACAAGATCATCGTTGCCGAAGCTGCTAAGAACGCCGTCGGTTCCGACAACATTTACGAGCGTGTTTTCCTGACCGAGCCTCTTATGGACGGCAACAAGTGCGTTGGCGCCGTAGGTTTCTCCGTTCGTGAGAACAAGTTCTACGTTTTCAAGGCGAAAGCCGTGCTGGTCATGATGGGTGGCGCGGTGCACATCTTCAAGCCGCGTTCGACCGGTGAAGGTCTGGGTCGTTCCTGGTACCCGCCGTTCAACTCCGGCGCATCCGCCTATTTCACCCTGAAGGCCGGTGCTGAGATGACCTGTCAGGAAGTCCGCTTCATCCCGGTGCGCTTTAAGGATGCCTACGGTCCGGTCGGCGCCTGGTTCCTGCTGTTCAAGTCCCGTGCCACCAACGGCCTGGGTGAGAACTACATGCAGACCAATGCCGAGGAACTGCAGAAGTGGCAGCCGTACGGTCTGGTGAAGCCGGTTCCGGCCAACCTCCGTAACTGGCTCATGATGCTTGACGTCATGGACGGCAAGGGTCCTATCTACATGCGTACGGAAGAGGCCATTGCCAACATCGCCGCCGCTCATAAGGATGATCCCAAAGAGTTCAAGAAGAGAATGAAAGAACTCGAGAACGAAGCTTGGGAAGACTTCCTCGATATGACCATCTCGCAGGCTATTCTCTGGGCGGCCACCAACACCGCTCCGGAAGAGAAGCCGTCCGAGATCGCGGCCTGTGAGCCGTACTTCATCGGTTCCCACTCCGGTGCTTCCGGCGCCTGGGTCTCGGGTCCCGAAGACCTCGCTCCGAAGGATTACTTCTGGGGTTACACCAACATGACTACCGTCAAGGGTATGTTCGCCGCCGGCGACGCCTCCGGTGCCTCCTCGCACAAGTTCTCCTCCGGTTCACTGACCGAGGGTCGTATTGCCGCCAAGGCTGCCTGTAAGTACGTCGTTGAGAACAACGAAGAGCCGAAGGTCGACATGGCCAAGGTCGAAGAACTCAAGAAGACCATCCTGCAACCGCTGGATCTCTTTGCTGAGAATCAGAAGGCCTCGACCGACCCCGACACCAACCCGAACTACATCCGTCCGAAGCAGTTCATGTTCCGTCTGCAGAAGTTGATGGATGAGTACGCCGGTGGTGTGTCCAGTCAGTTCAAGACCTCCAACGTTCTGTTGGAAAAGGGCCTCGAGCTCCTGACCTTCCTTAAGGAAGATTCGGTTAAGCTGGGTGCTGCCAGCCTGCACGAGCTGATGCGCTGCCATGAGAACATCCATCGTATGTGGCAGGCCGAAGCTCACATTCGCACGATCCTCTTCCGTGAAGAGACCCGCTGGCCGGGTTACTACTTCCGGACGGATTGCCCGAGCATGAAGGAAGACTGGGAAGTCTTCGCCAACTGCCGCTGGAATCCGGACAACGGTGAATGGGAAATGATGAAACGCGACATCATTCGCATTACCGAATAA